Within the Nitrosococcus wardiae genome, the region AGTGTTGGCCATTGATGAGATGGGTGATCGCAAGTGGGGAGCAAAAACGGCCCATGTGGGGAGACACTATTTGGGGTTGATGGGCAAAGTGGAGAATGGCGTGGTGACAGTGCACGCCTTGTGGGCGGATGAGCGGCTGTATAAGTGAAGTGACTGAGGAGTATCTGTGTTTTGTATCTAGAAAGGGCGCATAGCCGTAGATGAACAGAACGCGGTTCCAAATCAGTTGGAGATGGTAGCCTTGCTGCCGGATGAATTAGATCTTGAACGGGGCGACAGCATGTTCTAAACGGCGGCCTGTAGAGCACGCACTTTTAGGTTTCGGACCTCGCATAGTTTCCCCACCAATTTTTAGCATACTAGGCAGAGTTCAACAAACATTTGGAATGCAATAAGCAAACTAGTATCTACGCTATTGCATTTCTACGTGGCCCTCTGGAAGCCAGGTACGGGGGAAATAAAAATAGGGGGTAGCTGGAAGCCGCCCCCCT harbors:
- a CDS encoding transposase; the protein is MIQRLPIELAPEAEELTAPAICGVLAIDEMGDRKWGAKTAHVGRHYLGLMGKVENGVVTVHALWADERLYK